A part of Carettochelys insculpta isolate YL-2023 chromosome 1, ASM3395843v1, whole genome shotgun sequence genomic DNA contains:
- the LOC142007495 gene encoding olfactory receptor 52M1-like produces MSGTNTSEFTNPSTFILLGIPGMEAAHVWISIPFCAMYIIALLGNFAVLFIVKREPSLHEPMYYFLCMLAVTDLVLSTSIVPKTLSIFWFNSREIDFSACLTQLYFINSFAAMESGIFVAMAFDRYVAICDPLRHSTILTNRMVAKIGLAVVLRGSLIVLPYPLLASQWPYCRTNIIPHSYCKHISVVSLSCADFRVSSYYSVSVTFVVPSLDAFFIAVSYVHILRAIFRLHTKEARHKAFGTCGSHLFAILALYIPDLFSSLMQRIGHGVPLPVLILIANIYLLVPPMLHPIIYGVRTKQIRDKMLFLFTHKRR; encoded by the coding sequence ATGTCAGGCACCAATACGAGTGAATtcaccaacccctccaccttcatcctACTGGGCATTCCTGGCATGGAGGCAGCCCacgtctggatctccatccccttctgtgccATGTACATCATAGCCCTCCTGGGGAACTTCGCCGTCCTGTTCATCGTGAAGAGGGAAccgagcctccatgagcccatgtactatttcctctgcatgctggctgtcacCGACCTGGTCCTGTCCACATCCATCGTACCCAAAACACTGAGTATCTTCTGGTTCAACTCCAGGGAGATAGACTtcagtgcctgcctcacccaACTGTACTTCATTAACAGCTTTGCAGCGATGGAATCTGGGatctttgtggccatggcttttgatcgctatgtggccatctgcgATCCCCTGCGACATTCCACCATTCTCACAAACCGCATGGTGGCCAAGATAGGCCTGGCAGTGGTGCTGCGGGGCAGTTTGATTGTACTGCCATATCCGCTCCTGGCAAGCCAATGGCCATActgcagaaccaacatcatccccCACTCATACTGCAAGCACATATCTGTGGTGTCCCTGTCCTGTGCCGACTTCCGTGTCAGTAGCTACTACAGTGTCTCCGTGACATTCGTTGTGCCTAGTCTGGATGCATTTTTTATTGCTGTGTCATATGTTCACATCCTCCGGGCCATCTTCAGGCTCCACACAAAGGAAGCCCGGCATAAGGCCTTTGGGACCTGTGGGTCCCACCTCTTTGCTATCTTAGCCTTGTACATCCCAGATCTGTTCTCCTCCCTCATGCAGAGGATTGGTCACGGTGTGCCCCTGCCTGTCCTAATTCTCATTGCTAACATATACCTTCTGGTGCCCCCCATGCTACATCCCATCATCTATGGAGTGAGGACGAAGCAAATCCGGGACAAGATGCTCTTCCTATTTACTCATAAAAGAAGATAA
- the LOC142002139 gene encoding olfactory receptor 52M1-like — protein MSDSNTSDFINPSTFILLGISGLEAAHVWISIPFCTMYATALLGNCTILFIVKKEPSLHEPMYYFLCMLAVTDLVLSTSFVPKTLSIFWFNSREISFSGCLTQMYFINCFTAMESGILVAMAFDRYVAICHPLRHSTILKYCMVAKITLAVVLRGSLIMLPYPILARQWPYCRTNIIPHTYCKHITVVSLSCADFSISSYYGAPVTFFVTILDIFLISVSYVLIFRAIFKLRTKDARLKVFGTCGAHLLSILAFYIPDLFSSIMYRFGPFVPLPVLILNSNMHLLASPVLHPIIYGVRTKQIRDRLLLLFTHKRT, from the coding sequence ATGTCAGATTCCAACACAAGTGACTTCATcaacccctccaccttcatcctgCTAGGCATTTCTGGCCTGGAGGCAGCTCATGTTTGGATCTCCATCCCTTTCTGCACAATGTACGCCACAGCTCTCTTGGGAAACTGCACGATCCTGTTTATTGTGAAGAAGGAaccaagcctccatgagcccatgtactatttcctctgcatgctggctgtcacTGACTTGGTTCTGTCCACATCCTTTGTTCCCAAAACACTGAGTATCTTCTGGTTCAACTCCAGGGAGATCAGTTTTAgtggctgcctcacccagatgtactTCATTAACTGCTTTACAGCCATGGAGTCTGGAATCCttgtggccatggcttttgatcgctacgtggccatctgccatcccctgagacattccaccattCTCAAATACTGCATGGTGGCCAAGATTACCCTGGCAGTAGTACTGCGTGGTAGTTTGATTATGTTGCCATATCCCATCCTGGCGAGGCAgtggccatattgcagaaccaacatcatccccCACACATACTGCAAGCACATAACTGTGGTGTCCCTGTCCTGTGCTGACTTCAGCATCAGTAGTTACTATGGTGCCCCTGTGACATTCTTTGTGACCATTCTtgatatatttttaatttctgtgtcCTATGTTCTTATCTTCCGGGCCATCTTCAAGCTCCGCACAAAGGACGCCCGGCTTAAGGTCTTTGGGACCTGTGGAGCCCACCTCTTATCCATCTTAGCCTTTTACATTCCGGATCTGTTCTCCTCCATCATGTACAGGTTTGGTCCCTTTGTGCCCCTACCTGTCCTCATTCTCAATTCTAACATGCACCTTCTGGCGTCCCCCGTGCTGcaccccatcatctatggggtgCGGACGAAGCAAATCCGGGAcaggctgctcttgctatttacTCATAAAAGAACCTAA
- the LOC142007498 gene encoding olfactory receptor 51E1-like codes for MYTIALLGNFNILFIVKMESSLHGPTYYFLCMLAVTDLVLSTTILPKMLSIFWFNSKEISFSACLTQLYIFHCFSVTESGILVAMTFDRYVAICHPLRHSVILTNPMVGRIGLAVVLRGSVLKLPYPLLASQCPYCRTNIISHTHCEHMAVVKLACTDNRISSYHGLFVVLCVLGLDVFYHHVLHSHPRSHLQSSNKGCLYQNF; via the coding sequence ATGTACACCATAGCCCTTTTGGGGAACTTCAACATCCTCTTCATTGTCAAGATGGAGTCGAGCCTCCATGGGCCCACAtattatttcctctgcatgctggctgtcacCGACCTAGTCCTGTCCACCACCATCCTGCccaaaatgctgagcatcttctggttcaattccaaGGAGATCAGTTtcagtgcctgcctcacccaACTCTACATCTTTCATTGTTTCTCAGTGACGGAGTCTGGGATCCTCGTGGCCATGACTTTtgatcgctacgtggccatctgccatcccctgagGCATTCAGTGATTCTCACAAATCCCATGGTGGGCAGAATTGGTCTGGCTGTGGTTCTGCGTGGAAGTGTGCTCAAACTACCATACCCTCTCCTTGCAAGTCAGTGTCCCTActgcagaaccaacatcatctCCCACACACACTGTGAGCACATGGCCGTGGTGAAGCTGGCCTGCACTGACAACCGGATAAGCAGTTACCACGGCCTCTTTGTGGTATTATGTGTGCTTGGCCTAGATGTATTTTATCACCATGTCCTACACTCACATCCTCGGAGCCATCTTCAGTCTTCCAACAAAGGATGCTTGTATCAAAACTTTTGA